One Anaerolineales bacterium genomic window carries:
- a CDS encoding response regulator transcription factor — translation MTASPAPRIRVLVVDDHPMVRRGLATFLKAFDDLELAGEASGGQEAVRLCAQVRPDVVLMDMVMSDMDGATATRIIRKQSESIQVIALTSFKEEILVQSALQAGAIGYLLKDVSAEELARAIRAASAGRATLSPDVAEVMVHAAGQPPKPGLDLTDRECEVLALMVEGLNNTQIAEKLGVSPSTIKSHVSNILAKLDASSRTEAVALALRHGLVT, via the coding sequence ATGACGGCGTCTCCCGCCCCGCGCATCCGCGTCCTGGTCGTCGACGACCACCCGATGGTCCGCCGCGGGCTGGCGACTTTCCTGAAGGCCTTCGATGATCTGGAATTGGCGGGCGAGGCCTCCGGCGGGCAGGAGGCCGTCCGGTTATGCGCCCAGGTCCGGCCGGATGTCGTATTAATGGACATGGTCATGTCGGATATGGATGGGGCGACTGCGACGCGGATCATCCGCAAGCAGTCGGAATCGATTCAAGTGATCGCGCTGACAAGTTTCAAGGAGGAGATCCTGGTCCAAAGCGCGCTGCAGGCCGGAGCCATCGGTTATCTCCTTAAAGACGTGTCGGCCGAAGAGCTGGCCCGGGCGATCCGTGCCGCATCCGCCGGGCGCGCCACCCTCTCGCCCGACGTCGCCGAGGTCATGGTTCATGCCGCCGGCCAGCCTCCCAAACCCGGTCTCGACCTGACGGATCGCGAGTGTGAGGTCCTGGCCCTGATGGTCGAGGGTTTGAACAATACGCAAATCGCCGAAAAATTGGGCGTGAGCCCGTCCACGATCAAATCCCACGTCAGCAATATCCTTGCCAAGCTCGACGCCTCCAGCCGCACCGAAGCCGTGGCCCTGGCTTTGCGCCACGGGCTCGTCACCTGA
- a CDS encoding dodecin domain-containing protein codes for MSIAKVTEIIASSTKSFDDAVRLGVARAHKTLTNLKSAWVENQQVQINDEGQITEYRVQLKITFILRD; via the coding sequence ATGTCCATCGCAAAAGTAACGGAAATCATCGCGTCTTCCACAAAGAGCTTCGATGATGCCGTCCGGTTGGGCGTCGCGCGCGCCCATAAGACGCTCACGAACCTCAAATCCGCGTGGGTGGAGAACCAGCAGGTCCAGATAAACGACGAGGGTCAAATCACGGAATACCGGGTTCAGTTGAAGATCACCTTCATCCTGAGGGATTGA
- a CDS encoding GGDEF domain-containing protein, producing MTERPLRTSELRYRRLFEAAQDGILLLDAETGAITDVNPFLINLLGFSRAEFIEKKLWEVGAFKDIKASQDAFQALQHDEYIRYKDLPLRAKDGKLIPVEFVSNVYWEGGKKVIQCNIRDITERKYAQDALLRSEALLREQSVRDHLTGLFNRRYLEETFERELRRASRRELSLGVIMLDVDDFKRFNDVYGHAAGDAILRRLGEMLLEQVRGEDIPARYGGDEFILVMPDASREVTRERADRIRGNARHLNIPYEGRQLEIITLSLGVAVFPEDGSTSAAVLRAADQSLYRAKRNGRNRVGAAD from the coding sequence ATGACCGAGCGTCCCCTGCGCACTTCGGAGTTGCGTTACCGCCGCCTGTTTGAAGCGGCCCAGGACGGGATATTGCTCCTCGATGCCGAGACGGGAGCGATCACGGATGTCAATCCGTTCCTGATCAATTTACTGGGATTCTCCCGCGCCGAATTTATCGAAAAAAAGCTCTGGGAAGTGGGCGCGTTCAAGGATATCAAGGCCAGTCAGGATGCCTTCCAGGCGTTGCAGCATGATGAATACATCCGCTACAAGGATTTGCCCCTGAGGGCAAAAGACGGAAAGCTTATTCCGGTGGAATTCGTCAGCAACGTCTATTGGGAGGGCGGCAAGAAGGTCATTCAATGCAATATACGGGATATCACGGAGCGCAAATACGCGCAGGATGCCCTGCTTCGGAGCGAAGCGCTCCTGCGCGAGCAATCCGTCCGGGACCATCTGACCGGTCTATTCAACCGGCGGTATCTGGAAGAGACCTTCGAACGGGAGCTGCGGCGGGCCTCCCGGCGGGAGCTTTCCCTCGGTGTCATCATGCTGGATGTGGACGATTTCAAGCGGTTCAACGATGTTTACGGCCATGCCGCGGGCGACGCCATTCTGCGCCGGCTGGGCGAGATGCTGCTCGAGCAGGTCCGCGGGGAGGATATCCCGGCCCGTTATGGAGGCGACGAATTCATCCTCGTCATGCCGGACGCCTCCCGGGAGGTTACCCGGGAGCGGGCCGACCGCATTCGCGGGAATGCCCGCCATCTCAACATTCCATATGAGGGGAGGCAGCTTGAAATTATCACGCTTTCGCTGGGTGTCGCGGTCTTCCCCGAGGACGGATCCACCAGCGCGGCCGTCTTGCGGGCCGCCGATCAATCGCTGTACCGCGCCAAGCGTAATGGGCGCAACCGGGTGGGCGCGGCGGATTGA